One region of Pseudomonas sp. ABC1 genomic DNA includes:
- a CDS encoding methyl-accepting chemotaxis protein gives MFLLHVLALIGLLCAVQWLQPPVAVQVAVVVVLALWPWLLRSKAVDEAPVAVDQGFGDLSKRLSRHTCENALASARVAFSVEQLASRLHSQRGAVGEIAEGAHAIAATGQDSAERAREALQAAESVRASSDTGRQALQQAIGRMQQLSEQTEASRGLVDGLSARTEEIRQITDVIQSIASQTNLLALNAAIEAARAGEAGRGFAVVADEVRNLAARTSSATEEVGRMVTDIRQQGEAVVSYIQQQAQELDEAAAQISGTGEQLSGIAELAGDVEAQVGQIATGTSSSHERLTSLFVALDQLRADTGESEEQTQRLERAAEQLVSQAETVSEQLAEVQLDDYHQFFYDLARQGAQQVAERFEADIAAGKISLEDLFDRNYRAQAGSDPLRYHTRFDGYADGVLPAIQEPLLGCHQGLIYAIATTPEGYVPTHNRAFAHPPVGDPQVDRVRSRSKRLFNDRAGARCGSHQRNLLLQTYSRDTGELMHDLSVPIMVKGRHWGGLRLGYRPEE, from the coding sequence ATGTTTCTGTTGCATGTCCTGGCCCTGATCGGCCTGCTGTGCGCTGTGCAGTGGTTGCAGCCCCCGGTTGCCGTGCAGGTCGCCGTCGTGGTGGTGCTGGCGCTGTGGCCCTGGCTGCTGCGCTCGAAGGCCGTCGATGAGGCGCCTGTCGCCGTCGACCAGGGCTTCGGTGACCTGAGCAAGCGCCTGTCCCGGCATACCTGCGAAAACGCGCTGGCGTCGGCGCGGGTGGCGTTCAGTGTCGAGCAACTGGCTTCCCGACTGCATTCGCAGCGCGGTGCGGTCGGTGAAATCGCCGAAGGTGCGCATGCCATCGCGGCGACCGGCCAGGACAGCGCCGAGCGTGCCCGCGAGGCCTTGCAGGCCGCCGAGTCGGTGCGGGCCAGCAGCGATACCGGGCGCCAGGCCTTGCAGCAGGCCATCGGGCGCATGCAGCAGTTGAGCGAGCAGACCGAGGCCAGTCGCGGGCTGGTTGACGGCTTGTCGGCGCGTACCGAGGAAATTCGCCAGATCACGGATGTGATCCAGTCGATCGCCAGCCAGACCAACCTGCTGGCGCTGAATGCCGCCATCGAAGCCGCTCGGGCCGGAGAAGCCGGGCGCGGTTTCGCCGTGGTGGCCGACGAGGTGCGCAACCTGGCGGCACGTACGTCCAGCGCGACGGAAGAAGTCGGGCGCATGGTGACCGATATTCGCCAGCAGGGCGAAGCGGTGGTCAGCTATATCCAGCAGCAGGCGCAGGAACTCGATGAGGCTGCCGCGCAGATTTCCGGCACGGGCGAGCAACTGAGTGGCATCGCCGAGTTGGCGGGTGATGTAGAGGCGCAGGTCGGACAGATCGCTACCGGCACCTCCAGCAGCCATGAACGACTGACCAGTCTGTTCGTGGCGCTCGACCAGTTGCGTGCCGACACCGGCGAGAGCGAGGAGCAGACCCAGCGCCTCGAACGTGCGGCGGAGCAACTGGTCAGCCAGGCGGAGACGGTCAGCGAGCAGTTGGCCGAGGTCCAGCTCGACGACTACCACCAGTTCTTTTACGACCTGGCGCGTCAAGGCGCGCAACAGGTCGCCGAGCGGTTCGAGGCCGATATAGCGGCTGGGAAGATTTCACTGGAGGATCTGTTCGACCGCAACTACCGGGCACAGGCCGGCAGCGATCCATTGCGCTATCACACACGTTTCGACGGATATGCCGACGGGGTGCTGCCCGCTATCCAAGAGCCACTGCTCGGCTGCCATCAGGGGCTGATATATGCCATCGCCACGACACCCGAAGGCTATGTCCCGACCCATAACCGCGCCTTTGCCCATCCGCCGGTCGGCGACCCGCAGGTCGACCGTGTGCGTAGCCGCAGCAAGCGTCTGTTCAACGACCGGGCGGGCGCGCGTTGTGGCAGCCATCAGCGCAACTTGCTGTTGCAGACGTACAGCCGCGACACCGGTGAGCTGATGCACGACCTGTCGGTGCCGATCATGGTCAAGGGGCGGCACTGGGGCGGCCTGCGCCTGGGCTATCGTCCGGAGGAGTGA
- the radC gene encoding DNA repair protein RadC: MSIRDWPADERPREKLLKYGPAALSDGELLAIFLRTGVAGKSAVDLARYLLNDFGGLRPLLEADLHAFCGHLGLGQAKFAQLQAVLEMSRRHLAERMQRDSALESPQAVRDFLKARLRHEPHEQFGCLFLDAKHRVLTFEALFQGTVDSASVYPRQVIKRALAWNAAAIILAHNHPSGITEPSLADRQLTRRLKEALEYVDIRLLDHFIVGDGEPLSMAEYGWI; this comes from the coding sequence ATGAGTATTCGCGACTGGCCGGCCGACGAGCGACCCCGGGAGAAGCTGCTCAAGTATGGGCCGGCGGCCCTCTCCGACGGCGAACTGCTGGCGATCTTCCTGCGCACCGGCGTGGCCGGCAAGAGCGCGGTGGACCTGGCGCGCTACCTGCTCAATGACTTCGGCGGCCTGCGACCATTGCTCGAAGCCGACCTGCACGCGTTCTGTGGCCACCTTGGTCTTGGCCAGGCCAAGTTCGCGCAGTTGCAGGCGGTGCTGGAAATGTCCCGGCGCCACCTTGCCGAACGCATGCAGCGTGACTCCGCGCTGGAAAGTCCGCAGGCCGTGCGCGATTTCCTCAAGGCGCGCCTGCGCCACGAGCCCCACGAACAGTTCGGTTGCCTGTTCCTCGACGCCAAGCACCGGGTGCTCACGTTCGAGGCCCTGTTTCAGGGCACCGTCGACAGTGCCAGCGTCTACCCCAGGCAGGTGATCAAGCGCGCCCTGGCCTGGAATGCCGCGGCCATCATTCTTGCGCACAACCACCCCTCCGGTATCACCGAGCCGAGCCTGGCCGACCGCCAACTGACCCGGCGGCTGAAAGAAGCGCTGGAGTATGTGGATATACGCCTGCTCGATCACTTCATCGTGGGGGATGGCGAGCCACTGTCCATGGCGGAATATGGCTGGATATGA
- the argB gene encoding acetylglutamate kinase, with product MSLSREVATQFAQVLSEALPYIRRFVGKTLVIKYGGNAMESEELKIGFARDIVLMKAVGINPVVVHGGGPQIGDLLKRLNIESHFIDGMRVTDSQTMDVVEMVLGGQVNKSIVSLINQHGGSAIGLTGKDANLIRAKKLRATRKTPEMTQPEIIDIGHVGEVTGINTDLLNRLVNGNFIPVIAPIGVGADGETYNINADLVAGKVAEALKAEKLMLLTNIAGLMDKQGKVLTGLSTAQVDALIEDGTIYGGMLPKIRCALDAVQEGVTSAHIIDGRVPNAVLLEIFTDIGVGTKITNVSS from the coding sequence ATGAGCCTCAGCCGAGAAGTCGCAACCCAATTCGCCCAGGTGCTGTCCGAGGCGTTGCCCTATATCCGTCGCTTCGTCGGCAAGACGCTGGTGATCAAGTACGGCGGCAACGCGATGGAAAGCGAAGAACTGAAGATCGGCTTCGCCCGCGACATCGTGCTGATGAAAGCGGTCGGCATCAACCCGGTGGTGGTGCACGGCGGCGGCCCGCAGATCGGTGACCTGCTCAAGCGCCTGAACATCGAGAGCCACTTCATAGACGGCATGCGGGTCACCGACAGCCAGACCATGGATGTGGTGGAGATGGTCCTGGGTGGCCAGGTCAACAAGAGCATCGTCAGCCTGATCAACCAGCATGGCGGCAGCGCCATCGGCCTGACCGGCAAGGATGCCAACCTGATTCGTGCGAAGAAGCTGCGTGCCACACGCAAGACGCCGGAAATGACCCAGCCGGAAATCATCGACATCGGCCATGTCGGCGAAGTCACCGGGATCAACACCGACCTGCTCAATCGCCTGGTCAACGGCAACTTCATCCCGGTCATCGCACCGATCGGCGTCGGTGCCGATGGCGAGACCTACAACATCAACGCCGACCTGGTGGCGGGCAAGGTGGCCGAGGCGCTGAAGGCCGAGAAACTGATGCTGCTGACCAACATCGCCGGCCTGATGGACAAGCAAGGCAAGGTACTGACCGGACTGAGTACCGCCCAGGTCGACGCGCTGATCGAAGACGGCACCATCTATGGCGGCATGCTGCCGAAGATCCGTTGCGCCCTGGATGCGGTACAGGAAGGGGTGACCAGCGCCCACATCATCGACGGGCGCGTGCCCAACGCGGTGCTGCTGGAGATCTTCACCGACATCGGCGTCGGCACCAAGATCACCAACGTCAGCTCTTGA
- a CDS encoding DUF3360 family protein, which produces MSESRETYQSLHKPRQAFESRAAYLDHELEIMAPRRWRPNLPWRDYRFEVEDWVPAMAATIGKIVMVAAVVAAFAGPLGLSSEFVIENARYEMLIAAVLFVLLFSGFLNPSANLAGTHGPLIPLIPLIVASGGHPMALGIMVGVLGFTLGVFRGGSLLARLTSDGVCGGLLLFLGFIGMTSQIQSLLAWAETFDKAYIAFIVIFATIVMYAYLEHIRMRWLAIPLGALLAACIAFALGAPFEFSTEPGVPNLNPAYWWGEDTGWKLGLPEFHHFVAVAPFAVLAIAMWSPDFLGHRVFQELNYPPKAKKVLMNIDDTMCVAAVRQVVGTSLGGGNLASSWGTYMVPAAIAKRPIPAGAILTGVLCILAALLGYPMDLAIWPPVLSVALMVGVFLPLLEAGMQMTREGKTSQSAAIVIFSSALVNPVFGWSLTVLLDNLGLVGDKERGRGLSHTDRWVIPLLVFVILCGVMAAIGMFPGIPALLPSFRGLE; this is translated from the coding sequence ATGAGTGAATCCAGAGAAACCTACCAGTCATTGCACAAGCCAAGACAGGCATTCGAATCCCGTGCTGCCTATCTTGATCATGAACTGGAGATCATGGCGCCCAGACGCTGGCGACCCAATTTGCCTTGGCGTGACTATCGTTTCGAGGTAGAGGACTGGGTCCCCGCAATGGCGGCCACTATTGGCAAGATCGTCATGGTGGCGGCTGTCGTGGCGGCATTCGCCGGGCCGTTGGGGCTTTCCAGCGAGTTCGTCATCGAGAACGCTCGCTATGAAATGCTGATTGCCGCCGTTCTCTTCGTACTGCTTTTTTCCGGCTTTTTGAATCCCTCTGCCAACCTGGCGGGAACGCATGGGCCGCTGATTCCCTTGATTCCCCTGATTGTCGCTTCCGGTGGTCATCCCATGGCGCTGGGCATAATGGTCGGCGTGCTGGGCTTCACCTTGGGCGTCTTTCGTGGCGGGAGCCTGCTGGCGCGCCTGACCAGTGATGGTGTGTGCGGTGGCTTGCTGCTCTTCCTTGGTTTCATCGGCATGACATCGCAGATCCAGAGCCTGCTGGCCTGGGCCGAGACGTTCGACAAGGCATACATCGCCTTCATCGTGATCTTCGCGACCATTGTCATGTATGCCTACCTGGAGCATATCCGTATGCGCTGGCTGGCCATTCCGCTGGGGGCTCTGCTTGCGGCCTGCATTGCTTTTGCGTTGGGAGCACCGTTCGAATTCTCTACGGAGCCCGGCGTGCCCAACCTCAATCCGGCCTACTGGTGGGGCGAGGACACCGGCTGGAAACTGGGGTTGCCAGAGTTCCACCACTTCGTGGCGGTTGCGCCTTTTGCCGTGCTGGCCATCGCCATGTGGTCGCCGGATTTCCTGGGGCACAGGGTGTTTCAGGAACTGAATTATCCGCCGAAGGCAAAGAAGGTACTGATGAACATCGACGACACCATGTGCGTCGCCGCCGTGCGCCAGGTCGTCGGTACATCCCTGGGTGGGGGCAACCTGGCATCGTCCTGGGGGACTTACATGGTCCCGGCGGCGATTGCCAAGCGTCCGATCCCGGCAGGAGCCATCCTGACCGGCGTGCTCTGCATCCTGGCGGCTCTGCTGGGTTACCCGATGGACCTTGCCATCTGGCCACCCGTGTTGAGTGTTGCCTTGATGGTCGGTGTCTTCCTGCCTCTGCTCGAGGCCGGCATGCAGATGACGCGCGAGGGCAAGACCTCGCAGTCGGCTGCAATCGTGATTTTCTCGTCCGCGCTGGTCAATCCGGTCTTCGGCTGGTCGCTGACTGTGCTGCTGGATAACCTGGGCCTGGTTGGAGACAAGGAACGAGGCCGTGGCCTGAGCCACACCGATCGCTGGGTCATCCCGCTGCTGGTCTTCGTCATCCTGTGTGGCGTGATGGCCGCCATTGGCATGTTCCCGGGCATCCCGGCGCTACTGCCTTCTTTCCGCGGCCTGGAGTGA
- a CDS encoding exodeoxyribonuclease III: MRIISVNVNGIQAAVQRGLLSWLQAQNADVICLQDTRVSGLELDDPAYQLDGYFLYACDAEIPEQGGVALYSRLQPKAIITGLGFETADRYGRYLQADFDKVSIATLLMPSGHGGDENLNQKFKFMDDFGHYLDKQRRKRREYIYCGSLYVAHQKLDVKNWRECQQEPGFLAPERAWLDEVFGTMGYVDALREVNREGDLYSWWADSEQAQLLNLGWRLDYQILTPGMRRCVRNARLPSQPRFSQHAPMIVDYDWTLSI, translated from the coding sequence ATGCGGATTATCAGCGTCAACGTGAATGGCATTCAGGCGGCGGTACAGCGGGGGTTGCTCAGCTGGCTGCAGGCTCAGAATGCCGATGTCATCTGTCTGCAGGATACCCGCGTCTCCGGCCTGGAACTCGATGATCCAGCCTATCAACTGGACGGTTATTTCCTCTACGCCTGCGATGCCGAGATCCCGGAGCAAGGGGGCGTCGCGCTGTATTCCAGGCTGCAACCCAAGGCCATCATCACCGGGCTGGGTTTCGAAACGGCGGATCGCTACGGTCGCTACCTGCAAGCGGACTTCGACAAGGTGAGCATCGCCACCCTGCTGATGCCTTCCGGGCATGGCGGTGACGAAAACCTGAACCAGAAGTTCAAGTTCATGGACGACTTCGGCCACTACCTGGACAAGCAGCGCCGCAAGCGCCGCGAATACATCTACTGCGGTTCCCTGTACGTGGCGCACCAGAAGCTGGATGTGAAGAACTGGCGCGAATGCCAGCAGGAGCCTGGCTTCCTGGCTCCAGAGCGCGCCTGGCTGGACGAGGTTTTCGGCACCATGGGCTATGTCGATGCCCTGCGCGAAGTGAACCGCGAAGGTGATCTCTACAGTTGGTGGGCGGACAGCGAGCAGGCCCAACTGCTCAACCTGGGCTGGCGCCTCGACTACCAGATATTGACCCCCGGCATGCGCCGCTGTGTGCGCAATGCACGCCTGCCCAGCCAGCCGCGCTTCTCCCAGCACGCCCCGATGATCGTCGACTACGACTGGACCCTGAGCATCTAG
- a CDS encoding DUF4870 domain-containing protein has product MNMNEQERQPLDHQTRQWAMFCHFSAALGFVFPFGNLFGPLIVWQIKKDQHPFIEEQGREAMNFQITVAIALAVSLLLMLVVIGFILAGIVIIGAIILGVIAGIKANEGVAYRYPFCWRLIKAPD; this is encoded by the coding sequence ATGAACATGAACGAACAGGAGCGGCAGCCACTCGATCACCAGACCCGGCAGTGGGCGATGTTCTGCCACTTCTCGGCGGCACTGGGGTTCGTCTTCCCCTTCGGTAATCTGTTCGGGCCGCTGATCGTCTGGCAGATCAAGAAGGACCAGCATCCGTTCATCGAGGAGCAGGGGCGTGAGGCGATGAACTTCCAGATCACCGTGGCCATCGCGCTGGCCGTCAGCCTGTTGCTGATGCTGGTGGTGATCGGTTTTATCCTGGCCGGGATCGTCATCATCGGTGCGATCATTCTGGGGGTGATCGCCGGTATCAAGGCCAACGAGGGAGTCGCCTACCGTTATCCGTTCTGCTGGCGGCTGATCAAGGCGCCGGATTGA
- the pyrE gene encoding orotate phosphoribosyltransferase encodes MQAYQREFIRFAIERGVLRFGEFTLKSGRTSPYFFNAGLFNSGAALAQLGRFYASAIVDSKIDFDVLFGPAYKGIPLAAATAVALAEQHGRDLPWCFNRKEAKDHGEGGSLVGAPLQGRVLIIDDVITAGTAIREVMQIIQGQQAQAAGVLIALNRQERGQGELSAIQEVERDYGMPVVSIVSLSQVLQYLSEDAELKRHLPAVEAYRTQYGI; translated from the coding sequence ATGCAGGCGTATCAGCGCGAATTCATCCGTTTTGCCATCGAGCGTGGCGTGTTGCGCTTTGGTGAGTTCACTCTCAAGTCGGGGCGTACCAGTCCGTATTTCTTCAACGCCGGGCTGTTCAACAGCGGTGCGGCCCTGGCGCAGTTGGGGCGTTTCTACGCGTCGGCCATCGTCGACAGCAAGATCGATTTCGACGTGCTGTTCGGCCCGGCCTACAAGGGTATTCCTCTGGCGGCGGCCACCGCCGTGGCGCTGGCCGAGCAGCATGGGCGCGACCTGCCCTGGTGCTTCAACCGCAAGGAAGCCAAGGACCATGGCGAAGGCGGCTCCCTGGTCGGTGCGCCGCTGCAAGGGCGGGTGCTGATCATCGATGACGTGATCACGGCCGGTACGGCGATTCGTGAAGTGATGCAGATCATCCAGGGCCAGCAGGCCCAGGCGGCGGGCGTGTTGATCGCCTTGAACCGCCAGGAGCGGGGCCAGGGCGAACTGTCGGCGATCCAGGAAGTCGAGCGTGACTACGGGATGCCGGTGGTCAGCATCGTCTCGCTGTCGCAGGTGCTGCAGTACCTGTCCGAGGATGCCGAGTTGAAGCGTCACTTGCCAGCCGTCGAGGCCTACCGTACTCAGTACGGGATCTGA
- a CDS encoding diguanylate cyclase, with the protein MPALRSFSSRVLLSLLLVLLACLLYWGFLLHSFRVQLNYAEEQTRLRAAQMSDALTSQVSTLMSGLEYLVRSLGTKYQTGEMGYFRLSVSNALDIFPKGSIAQIAVADRQGDIVYSSLGAPDGAKVSIADREHFKVHASGRPAALFISRPLLGRLSGRWTIQLSYPLYRQGEFDGALVVSVSPDYISDYFRLVFTESKDVAILFRDDGSYLARSSFQNRVMNTLAYQMRDFTRDPSMRDGQYRYTSDIDGIERDYAWRRLDAYPLVVSIGLDRERALRDVRAQVDATLWGSLAGTLLVLLTSLGIAVLFVRLREERGLLSESEKRLGLALEGGGMGSWELDFASCDVTLDVRLLRMLGLPTGTEQRSFQVFEELAHPDDLPAVIEAMRLHVAGDSDIFECECRLRHSNGVYLHTAGRAKVIERDEEGKPRRMAGVQLDITQSVTQRNMLSALFDNNAAEIFLASSDRFIRLANQRAVDRFSASGASLNGQNFRVIHGDDASYEAFHTIYGMLRDNGKVQVEYPLRDAQGQKRWFSIQGALLEPGRADGDVIWTMVDVTERREAELALSAVRVRLQAVIEHFPGGVLVEDETGHILLANQVLLDMFGLDVSPEALVGQPGSSLEALLPFDLQSRPSGEADADVALDDGRTLRVVVIPVQHRAGHVGHLRIFHDITERRRWEQDLERMAMTDPLTGLANRNAFMSRMQLALGQPTRGEDVGALLMLDLDHFKRVNDSFGHAAGDQVLVYLARILREVLRASDTVGRLGGEEFAVLLPSTGRAGASMLAERLRNRLEQSAVEVDGARIFVTMSIGIAMFDGDIKHILARADEALYKAKANGRNRVEFASDDDHQA; encoded by the coding sequence GTGCCAGCCTTGCGCAGTTTTTCTTCTCGTGTACTCCTGTCGTTGCTCCTGGTGCTGCTGGCCTGCCTGCTCTACTGGGGATTCCTGCTGCACTCGTTCCGTGTTCAGTTGAACTATGCGGAAGAGCAGACGCGCCTGCGGGCCGCGCAGATGTCGGATGCGCTGACCTCCCAGGTGAGCACCCTGATGTCAGGTCTTGAATACCTGGTCCGCAGTCTTGGGACCAAATACCAGACCGGTGAAATGGGCTATTTCCGGCTGTCGGTGAGCAATGCCCTGGATATCTTCCCCAAGGGCAGCATCGCCCAGATCGCCGTGGCCGATCGCCAGGGCGACATCGTTTATTCTTCGCTGGGCGCACCGGATGGCGCGAAGGTTTCCATCGCCGATCGCGAGCACTTCAAGGTGCATGCCAGTGGCCGACCCGCGGCCCTGTTCATCAGTCGTCCCTTGCTGGGGCGGCTTTCCGGGCGCTGGACCATCCAGCTGTCGTACCCCTTGTACCGGCAGGGCGAGTTCGACGGTGCACTGGTGGTGTCGGTTTCCCCTGATTACATCTCGGACTATTTCCGACTGGTGTTCACCGAGAGCAAGGATGTCGCGATCCTGTTCCGTGACGACGGCAGTTACCTGGCGCGCTCCAGCTTCCAGAATCGCGTGATGAATACCCTCGCCTACCAGATGCGCGACTTCACCCGGGACCCGAGCATGCGCGACGGTCAGTATCGCTATACCTCCGACATCGATGGCATCGAGCGTGACTATGCCTGGCGTCGCCTGGATGCGTACCCGTTGGTGGTCAGCATCGGTCTGGACCGTGAACGTGCGTTGCGCGATGTACGTGCCCAGGTCGACGCGACCCTGTGGGGCAGTCTGGCCGGCACACTGCTCGTGCTGCTGACCAGCCTGGGTATCGCCGTTCTCTTCGTGCGTTTGCGAGAGGAGCGCGGTTTGCTCAGTGAAAGCGAGAAACGCCTGGGGCTGGCGTTGGAAGGCGGCGGAATGGGCTCCTGGGAGCTGGACTTCGCGAGTTGTGACGTCACCCTCGATGTTCGGTTGCTGAGGATGCTGGGGTTGCCGACTGGCACCGAGCAGCGCAGCTTTCAGGTATTCGAGGAACTGGCGCATCCGGACGACCTGCCGGCGGTGATCGAGGCGATGCGCCTGCATGTGGCGGGCGATAGCGATATTTTCGAGTGCGAATGCCGCTTGCGTCACAGCAATGGCGTTTACCTGCACACGGCTGGGCGGGCGAAGGTCATTGAGCGTGACGAAGAGGGCAAGCCCCGGCGGATGGCTGGCGTGCAACTGGACATCACGCAGAGCGTGACCCAGCGGAACATGCTCAGTGCGCTCTTCGATAATAATGCCGCCGAGATCTTCCTGGCCTCCAGTGACCGCTTTATTCGCCTGGCCAACCAGCGTGCGGTCGATCGTTTCTCCGCCAGCGGTGCTTCGCTCAATGGCCAGAATTTCCGCGTGATCCACGGTGATGATGCGAGTTATGAGGCCTTTCACACGATCTACGGAATGCTTCGTGACAACGGCAAGGTGCAGGTCGAATACCCCTTGCGCGATGCCCAGGGGCAGAAGCGCTGGTTCTCGATCCAGGGCGCCTTGCTGGAGCCGGGGCGCGCGGACGGCGATGTGATCTGGACCATGGTCGATGTCACCGAGCGGCGCGAGGCCGAGTTGGCACTGTCTGCCGTGCGTGTGCGGCTGCAGGCGGTCATCGAGCATTTTCCGGGTGGGGTGCTGGTCGAGGACGAAACCGGTCATATCCTGCTGGCCAACCAGGTGCTGCTGGATATGTTCGGGCTGGACGTCTCGCCAGAGGCATTGGTCGGGCAGCCCGGTTCCAGTCTGGAGGCGCTGCTGCCCTTCGACCTCCAGTCGCGGCCTTCCGGCGAGGCGGACGCTGACGTGGCGCTGGATGACGGGCGTACCTTGCGAGTTGTCGTGATTCCGGTCCAGCATCGGGCCGGGCATGTCGGGCACCTGCGCATCTTCCACGACATCACCGAGCGTCGCCGCTGGGAGCAGGACCTCGAACGCATGGCCATGACCGACCCCTTGACCGGGCTGGCCAATCGCAACGCCTTTATGTCACGGATGCAGTTGGCGCTGGGGCAGCCGACCCGAGGGGAGGACGTCGGTGCCCTGCTGATGCTCGACCTGGACCACTTCAAGCGCGTCAACGACAGCTTCGGGCATGCCGCGGGCGATCAGGTGCTGGTGTACCTGGCGCGTATCCTGCGGGAAGTCTTGCGTGCGAGCGATACGGTCGGTCGGCTCGGCGGGGAGGAGTTCGCCGTGTTGCTGCCGTCGACCGGGAGAGCCGGGGCATCGATGCTGGCCGAGCGCCTGCGCAACCGGCTCGAGCAGAGCGCTGTCGAAGTGGACGGAGCGCGTATATTCGTCACCATGAGCATCGGCATCGCCATGTTCGATGGCGATATCAAACACATCCTGGCGCGGGCCGACGAAGCACTCTACAAGGCCAAGGCCAATGGGCGGAACCGGGTGGAGTTCGCGTCGGATGACGACCACCAGGCCTGA
- the coaBC gene encoding bifunctional phosphopantothenoylcysteine decarboxylase/phosphopantothenate--cysteine ligase CoaBC, with the protein MQRLYRKRIVLGVGGGIAAYKSAELVRRLRDQGAEVRVVMTQGGREFITPLTLQALSGHPVHLDLLDPAAEAAMGHIELARWADLILIAPATADLIARLAQGIANDLLTTLVLATNAPVALAPAMNQAMWADPATQANCARLTERGLRLLGPAAGSQACGDVGLGRMLEPTELAQAAADSFENGLLTGRHLLITAGPTQENIDPVRYITNHSSGRMGFALAEAAAEAGARVTLVAGPVFLPTPERVQRIDVVSARDMLAACEAAMPCDLLIAAAAVADYRPEVVAPHKLKKDPSTGDGLLLQMVRNPDILATLASRPDRPFSVGFAAETENLLAYATRKLNDKNLDLIIANDVANPSIGFNSEENAVTVIDRQRHETRFGQASKGHIARQLVAFIAERFNRPEHTTPQA; encoded by the coding sequence ATGCAACGGTTGTATCGCAAGCGCATTGTCCTTGGGGTCGGTGGCGGTATCGCCGCCTACAAGAGCGCGGAACTGGTGCGCCGCCTGCGTGACCAGGGCGCCGAAGTCCGCGTGGTGATGACCCAGGGCGGGCGCGAATTCATCACCCCGCTGACACTCCAGGCCCTGTCCGGGCACCCGGTCCACCTCGACCTGCTCGACCCGGCGGCCGAAGCGGCCATGGGCCATATCGAACTGGCGCGCTGGGCCGACCTGATACTGATCGCCCCGGCCACCGCCGACCTGATCGCGCGCCTGGCCCAAGGCATCGCCAACGACCTGCTAACCACCCTGGTACTGGCCACCAACGCGCCGGTCGCCCTGGCGCCAGCCATGAACCAGGCCATGTGGGCAGACCCGGCAACCCAGGCCAACTGCGCCCGCCTGACCGAACGCGGCCTGCGCCTGCTGGGTCCGGCAGCAGGCAGCCAGGCCTGTGGCGATGTCGGCCTGGGGCGAATGCTGGAGCCGACCGAACTGGCGCAGGCCGCCGCCGACAGCTTCGAAAATGGCCTGCTGACCGGCCGCCACCTGCTGATCACCGCCGGGCCGACCCAGGAAAACATCGACCCGGTGCGCTACATCACCAACCACAGCTCGGGCCGCATGGGCTTCGCCCTGGCTGAAGCGGCGGCCGAGGCCGGTGCCCGCGTGACCCTGGTGGCCGGGCCGGTGTTCCTGCCGACACCCGAGCGCGTGCAACGTATCGATGTCGTCAGTGCCCGCGACATGCTCGCGGCCTGCGAAGCGGCGATGCCCTGCGACCTGCTGATCGCCGCCGCCGCCGTCGCCGACTACCGTCCCGAAGTGGTCGCCCCGCACAAGCTGAAGAAAGACCCCAGTACCGGCGATGGCCTGCTGCTGCAAATGGTGCGCAACCCGGACATCCTCGCCACCCTGGCCAGTCGTCCGGATCGCCCATTCAGCGTCGGTTTCGCCGCCGAGACCGAGAACCTGCTGGCCTACGCCACGCGCAAGCTGAACGACAAGAACCTCGACCTGATCATCGCCAACGATGTCGCCAACCCCAGCATCGGCTTCAACAGCGAAGAGAACGCGGTCACCGTGATCGACCGCCAACGTCATGAAACCCGCTTCGGCCAAGCCAGCAAGGGGCATATCGCCCGCCAGCTCGTGGCCTTTATCGCCGAGCGCTTCAATCGTCCCGAACACACTACTCCCCAGGCCTGA
- the dut gene encoding dUTP diphosphatase, with product MHRLQARILDPRLGQDFPLPQYATSGSAGLDLRAMLQQDTVIRPGETLLIPTGLSIHIADPGLAALVLPRSGLGHKHGIVLGNLVGLIDSDYQGELMVSCWNRGQGDFTITVGERIAQLVLVPVIQAQFELVEQFDDSERGAGGFGHSGRQ from the coding sequence ATGCATCGACTCCAAGCCCGCATCCTCGACCCTCGCCTCGGCCAGGACTTTCCCCTGCCGCAATACGCCACCAGCGGCTCCGCCGGGCTGGACCTGCGCGCCATGTTGCAGCAGGACACGGTGATCCGACCCGGCGAGACCCTGCTGATCCCCACGGGCCTGTCGATCCATATCGCCGACCCAGGCCTGGCCGCACTGGTGCTGCCGCGCTCCGGCCTGGGCCACAAGCACGGCATCGTGCTCGGCAACCTGGTCGGGCTGATCGACTCGGACTACCAGGGCGAACTGATGGTGTCCTGCTGGAACCGAGGCCAGGGCGATTTCACCATCACCGTGGGCGAGCGCATTGCGCAACTGGTGCTGGTGCCAGTGATCCAGGCCCAGTTCGAGCTGGTCGAGCAGTTCGACGATTCCGAACGTGGTGCCGGTGGCTTCGGCCACTCCGGTCGCCAGTAA